Part of the Aquila chrysaetos chrysaetos chromosome 6, bAquChr1.4, whole genome shotgun sequence genome, ggtctgtcttagagccggctggcattggctctgtcggacacaggggaaacttccagcagcttctctcagaagccacccctgtaacccccatctgctaccaaaaccttgccactcAAACCCAATACAGTGTGATAGACCCCTTCAGTGGCTGGGAGCTTTAATACATCTAAACCCTTTTGTCACAGCCGCACTGACTTTCTGTAATGCTATGAAATTGCATCGTCTCAATTTCCATGAAGTCTGTAACATGTGAGAACCCATTAACCTCCTGTGCTCTGTTCATCTCCGACAGATGAGTTGACATCATCTTGAAATTGGACGTATGGGTATGGTGCAGATTTCAGTGTGTTCAGATTTATAGTATTTGATCAAAATTCAAAAGCCATttggaacaaaatatttataatgtgagcaagactttttttccaagtacCCAGGCACTCACTTGCTCTGGGATTGTAGTACTGATGTGGCTGAATGCAAGGAGTAGTCCCTTCCCTGAggtcagcagcagcttttgcaaGAAGCTCTGTGGAGCAGAGGCAGCTATTCTCTGCAGTGAAGCTGCAAGGCATTGAGCATCTTGGAAAGCACCTCTTGGAGGTGAGTGGGAAGGTCAGGACAGCTTTGCAGGATGCCCCTGACAGCCAGTGTGAAGATCAGGCCTACTGGCATGAGGAAGAGtgtggagggagggggaaagccCCTGGGCAGCTGCATTGTTGTgacagagctgctggggaggctgTGTGCATTTTGTAGTTCAGCCTAGATAAGCCTGAAGTGGGGACCATGGCCCTACGCTGTATTTACAAGGGACACAATATCTGAACGCTTAATCCTGGGTTTTATGCTGACTGTGAGATGGTGGCTTAGGAAGGGTTCAGTTTAACAACTGCATTAAGATGTGCAATATTGATCCCCTTGCTATGCTGATTCTTTAGGGACAGAGGCCTCATTTCTTCTGTGGGGCAGAGAGTTGGCAGCGAGTTGAATATTAACTAGCAACTTTGTCAGCTGTATTAAAGGCTGTGGTGAATAAAGCAGCATTGTGTGACTGGGCAGGGGTAATGGAGGGGAAAGTTAAATTCTGAACTGGGTTTAGTCTCTCCTGGGTCAGAACCAAGCCTGAGCTTGGTAGCCCTGAATAGGGCTACAGTTACAGATGACCTGGAGGGCATCTGTCAGGGCTGGGCTTTGTAGGAGCCTTCCTGGACCTCCTCTGTGCCTTGCATGAATTCCCACTATGTTTTAAGTgcacctctgccagctgctgctctgcaaaccCATTGCCCATCAAGTGCTTCTGACAGGTTCAGGCTGCTGGGTTGGGGAAGAGAACATGTACCTCTTTCTGGGAGGCTCATGGTATTATACAACATACAATGACTCCTGGTTTTTGGTTAAGACTGGTTGACATCGCTCCACATAACTGGACAGAAAAAACATGCTTAAGCACAGGACACAAACAGCCAGCACACAAGGGAAGATCCACACACAGTtgtgtcattttattacttttgcCTGGACTCTGGCTTGGCATGGCTGTAGTTCGGAATGCCAGTGTGCCGTAGGCATCCAGGTGCAGAAAGCCTGATGAAGCAGAGCGTGCACAAAGTGACCAGCTTGGAAGCTCTCTCCTTTGGCTACAGGTAACAGTAGTACACTGCACTTGTAATGGTGCACTTTGATGCAAAGTAGCATTCAAGTATGTATGTGCTGGCAGCCCGGGAAGggaagacagacagatggacacAAAAATGTAAGTGCCTACCTCTAAGCAACACCAGCTCTATTAAGGGGATGCTCTTCTGAGAGGACTAACTAGCAGGGCAGGCTTGGCTCAGGGAAGCTTAGGTGTCTTTATTCAGGATGGTGGCTCACAGCCCTGAATGATATCAAGAGGCACTAGTAGGAGTATGTATGAAGTGCTGTCTTATCAGTGAGCATATGGAGTGGAGGCAGACGTGTACTTTTGTTAGTAGGCAGGAAGAACTGAGATGAAGTGGGGCTAACAGCTTTCTGTGTGAAGAACATCTCCCTGCAAAAAGTCATACTGGATGACCAGGGTCCTTGTTGCATGAAGCATGCAGAGGCCAGGAAGGAGTAGATGGAGTTTGTTTTTACTTGTTCCTGGACCGTCTCCCCAGTTTGCTTCTAACCCATTTCCCTAAGTCCTTGTCATCTCTCTCCCAGCAATTACTTTCAGTTGCCATCTGTCTGAGGGAGGCAAATGAAGCCCCAGGGTGGTTTGGACACCAGAGAGGTTTCAGTTCCCAACACTTTCATTAATAAATGGATGCTGAGAACAGTGTAAGAGAAAAGGATCCAATCCCTATTGCTTTGCATTATCACTGAAAATTTAACTAATAGCACTTGGCAGCCAAGCTAGAGCTCCTATGTGGCAAGGAATGACATCTATTGTTTATAAGTGGGAGAAGCCAAGTTTCTCACTGCAGGTCATGGAAGCAGTTGGTGACACAGATGTGACATGGCTCTGGGTTTCCCTGGTATGTTCTCAGACACAAGGcctatgcttttctttcttttttttccactctttaaCTTCCAGAAAATATGCCCCAAGTACCCCTTAAAATTAAGGGGTGCCCAAGTCTGGGAAGCAAGCAGGAGGGGTGTCTAGCTCAGGCTGGGTGCTAGGGGTTAGTGAGTGGCTTAGGAGAAAAGTAAGGTCTGCAGGATTTCTGGGTGATCTCATGTCTGACAGAGAACATCAGTGCAAGTGGCGAGGCTGTCTCATGTGATGCATTCACAAATCTATTCACGTTCTTTGCATAGTCCTCTTGAGGAAAGATGGATGGTGGCCCCTGGCATCTTGCATGCACATTCATGTATAGAAAGGTTGTATGCTCTACAGCCTGGAAGCAGCACCATGCAGAAACCATCCAAAGGCCATGGGATGCCCTGAGGGAAGTCAGCTCCAGTATGCAGGCCCCAGTTCAGCATGGCTATGGCTCCACTGTCACGCTGCTGTTGGTAACACGTACGCCATACCATCCCTTCCAGAATAGTGTGTCCTGGCCGCCGTGTTCGAAGCGGACAAAGCGGACCCCAGGCCCATAGTTGGAAAAGGTGTGGGAGATCTTTGGGATGAGAGACAAAAGGTTGTTGGCAAGTGTCAAACCACCATGAACCTACCCTTCTTTAGTGCACAGTCTTCAACCCCACCTGCCCGAGTCATACCTCCTAGGCTGGGTAACAATGAGGACCCCCACAGTGGGAGTTACTAGGAGGAGCTTTGATCCCATTGTTGTTCAGAGGCTGTTAAACCTCTCCCAGTTGGGCATCTCCATCTTATACCTGCAGTGGTGGCTCAGCAAGTTTCCAAGTTTTATGTAAGGTAGCCTCCCAGGATAATCCCTTTGTTCAATCACAGGGTCATGGCTCCACAGAACACATGACAGAGCCTCCTCGTCCTCCAGGAGAActctcctgcttctctctgcttgaAAACATTCCTGATTCATGCAGGTTGGGTGTCACCTGCTGAGCCCACAGCTGTAACTCACCTCAGTCCAGTTGGCATCATTGTCCTGTGGGATGGCAATAGTCTCACTTTTGTACTCAGCCAGAACATCCTCATTCTCTGAGAGCAGCTTCACACAGAGCTCATAGAGGCAGCCGGCATCACTGCGTCCTGCATACCTGCAAGGATATCCAAGCTGCTAGCCTTACCTGTGTGAACTCTGCGAAGAGCCAGAGCATGCAACTGCATCTTGCTGAATGCAGGCTCTACCAATCTCAAGTTACTGGGGTCTTGCTTTGAGGTGGAAATCTGTAATGGCTCTTACCCCAACCCACCACCTCCCCTCATTCACAACAGGAACCTGGTCTTTAGAGCCCAAGTGCACCAACAATTTGAAGATTGTGGGAGCTACCTGTGGCACTGTAAGCCAAGACCCAGCCCTGTCCCACGTTTAGGGGATCCTGGCAGCTGAGGTTTTAAGGCCCAGTGCAGGTATAAGACCTCCCtgcccttccttttctttcttgactccctgcctgccttctgaGGCATCCTTGCTGCTTACCAGTCTTTTACCACAACTTTAGGCTGGGTTGTATCCATCAGCTCTTCCCAGTAGCCCTCAGCCCTAAGGTCAATGACCTGAGCCTTTCGACACCACCTGAAACACAAGAAGTGAATTGGTATCACAGTCTCTCCTGGGACTGAGGGGACCAAAAATGTCCCCTTTCCTGaataagagaagaaagcagcctTACTCATAAGATGTAACAAAGTATTTACGGACTTCTTCACTAGGGAATTCTTTTCCAAAGTCCCCAGGGAGCTCTTCAATTTTCCAGCCATCACCTCCATTCTCTAcctctccccagtgctgcaaGTCTTCTGCAAATGGCAGAAAAGAGACTCTGAGTCTTAGTTTCTGTGGGCCTGGGGAACCTGACCGTCTCCCACTGGAACCTTTCTCTGGTTTGTGAAAGGCATGCTGTTAGATGCAGCACTAATTTTGTATGCAGACTATGGAGATGTTTGTTAAGTAGAAGTCAGGCAAAAAACTTTAGTCTGGCTGaactttaatgttaaaaaaCTTTAACATTCCCCACCAAAATGGCTACGTACATGTGGGTTTATTTAAGAAAGTATGCCAGTGAAATTATTTAGGTATTCTGAACTGTGTGTCAGCACTTTCGTTGTCATAACATAGGAATAGCCTGGGGAGAGATGCCAATTGCTTTATTCCTAAATTTTCTAAATTGCTAAGTGGTATTTCTAGAAGCAGTATGGCCTTAAACATTGGGCTTTTCTGGTATTAGCCAGAGGGAACCTGGATGTTGGAAAAGCTTGCAGGAGAAATAATCTGTAAACAAAATGGACAAGCTGTGCTGATATTGGTTTGGTCTGTGATGtgtgaaatgtatttgttgCTGTTGGAGTTGTGAGGCTTGGTTACTGCTGCTTATTGCTAAGCATCTTGCAGATCTGGCAAGCAAAGTTCATAGATTAtcaaaataatgacaaaagGGGTATGTGCACAGCTCTAACATGGGCTGTAGTAAGGAGGGTACAAACAAGATTTGCCTGAGCTGCTTCAAGGAAGGAAGCCTGAAGTGCCTGGTGAGCTAAGGGCAGACTAGCTCCTGAGTGGGGAAAGGCTTGATCTTTCCTGTCACCGTTTGGCAAGAAACAATCTAGAAACGCAGATGCCACTACTATTACTGCATCGGACAGGGGTTCTGCAAAGGAGACTTTTGTCTGTCCAATGTGATTTGGATCCCTGCAGGGGCTTATATAAAGTTGATGTCAAGTAGAGCCCTTTGCAAAGGCTGATTATCAAAGGCCTTCATTCCCCTTAAATGATTTGACTGCATGCATTAAGTGATTTGACTTGGGCAAGAAGCAAGTACTGCAACCAGATAGCAactaaggttttttttgtttgtttttttgtttttttgttttttttttttctctccaaagacTGGAGATGCCCATTTCCAGGTGACTGGTCATCTCTATGAAATCTTGGGGCTTGTTATGCTGGTCTCTCACCTTCACCACATGGGTTCTTGATGagattcttccttttcttactCAGGAAATAGAAGTTTTGCCAGTTCTCTGCATTCTCCTGTGACTCTGCTCCAGTGAGGCCTTCCTGCTGACACTTCAGGATCCAAAGCGCGGCTCCATCGACCAGGTTCTTCCACTGGCAGCAGACCAGGCGGCACGCCAGCACCAAATCCACTGCAGGTATGGAAGCTAGGATTCTGATCAGGACTGCTTCAGGGAGGGACTCCATCCTTGGGCCAGGCTGGACAGAGCTTTCtgagaaagaagggggaaaggagTGGTGACGCAGTGGCCCTTCAGACATGGGGTCCCCCACCCTCAGTGATGTCAAACACTGATGGAttagaaaaaagggaaaataagcaCGTTATCTGAAAGCATGATTTTGGGGGCACAGATTGCTTCCTAACCTCAGGGCCTCCTGTCCCCTATTAAGTTAATACCCTGAAGCATGTGAGcagattaatattttatgttccAAGTGAAGCCCTTAGTTAAATCCATCCACAAAACGCAAGTAGTTGACATCTGCAGTTGTGGATAGTTCGTCAGTTTCCTAGACTGGAATCAGTCTTTCCACaaatctctgctgctgcaaaaatcaGCTTCTTATTAATGACTTCCTCTGCAGAGGGAGGCATCTGGGTGTGCGTTCTGCCTTTAAGAACATCGCTAATAACAAATGCTGCAGAGCAGTACCTAAATATCAGTGGTGAGCATCTTGCCAGCCACATTTGCAGTGGTTCGTTCTATATCTGAAAGGCTTTCCCTCAAGGGGCTGGCACTTAAATCTCCTTAGTCATAAGCCTGTAAAAAGTACAGGTCTGAGCATAAGTGAAAATAACTCAGTTGATATTCTCtaatattcctttttctgtggcATTATAACACGAGCAATTAAGTCAGAAGTGTGTGCTTTAACTTCATGTGCTAATTCTGTGCTCTGACTCCCAACAGCTCTCTGCTGCCCTGAGTTGAAGGGCCAGGTGCTGCAGGAATAAGTAAAGATGAGTGTGCAGATTCAGAGCCCCATGTCATCAGTGTGGGATGCACTGTGACACTGCTTTTATCTCAGCTGGGTTCTGATGCTGAGGCTGCAGCGAACTGCATAAGATGCAGGCAGACTCCTCAGGAGCG contains:
- the FBXO2 gene encoding F-box only protein 2, which encodes MESLPEAVLIRILASIPAVDLVLACRLVCCQWKNLVDGAALWILKCQQEGLTGAESQENAENWQNFYFLSKKRKNLIKNPCGEEDLQHWGEVENGGDGWKIEELPGDFGKEFPSEEVRKYFVTSYEWCRKAQVIDLRAEGYWEELMDTTQPKVVVKDWYAGRSDAGCLYELCVKLLSENEDVLAEYKSETIAIPQDNDANWTEISHTFSNYGPGVRFVRFEHGGQDTLFWKGWYGVRVTNSSVTVEP